In Brachybacterium fresconis, the genomic stretch ATCCCGAGGAGGACGCCGTGCTGCTCGAACGTCTCTACGACACGGACCTGGCCCAGGCCAGCTACCTGATCGCCTCGACCGACGCCCAGCGCGCCGTCGTCGTCGACCCCCGCCGTGATGTGCAGGTCTACCTCGACCTCGCCGCGAAGCACGGCCTGGAGATCACCGACGTGACCGAGACGCACATCCACGCCGACTACCTCTCCGGCACCCGGGAGCTGGCCGCGGCCACCGGCGCCACCATCCACGTCTCCGGCCACGGCGGCGCCGACTGGTCCTACGGCTACGACGCCCACCTGCTGCATGACGGCGACGAGATCGTCGTCGGCGAGGTGCGCCTGCGCGCCCTGTTCACCCCCGGGCACACTCCGGAGCACCTGAGCTACCTGGTCACGGACGGCGGCGTGGCCGACGAGCCGGGCTTCCTGCTCTCGGGCGATTTCATCTTCGCCGGGGACCTGGGCCGCCCCGACCTGCTCGACGAGGTCGCCGGCGGGGAGGACACCCGCGAGGACTCCGCCCGCACCATGTTCGCCTCCCTGCGCGACCGCTTCGTGACCCTGCCGGACCATGTGCTGGTCTTCCCCGGCCACGGCGCGGGCTCGGCCTGCGGGAAGTCGCTCGGCGCCGTCCCCTCCACCACCGTCGGCTACGAGAAGCGCTTCGCCTGGTGGGCACCGCTGGTGGCGGCCGGCGACGAGGACGCCTTCGTGGACCGTCTGCTGCACGGTCAGCCCGAGGCGCACGCCTACTTCGCGCGGATGAAGCGCCAGAACCGCGACGGGCCCGCCCTGCGCGGCCCGGTCCAGCCGCTGGCCGAGCTCGCCCCCGACGACGCCGCGAGCCGGCTGACCGACGGGCGGGCCGTGCTGCTGGACACCCGCAGCCTCGACGAGGTCCACCGCGGGGCCGTGGTCGGCGCGCTGACCGTGCCCGCCGCCACCAGCCGCTCCACCTACGCCGCCTGGAGCTACGACCCCGAGCACGAGAGGACCCCGCTGATCCTGCTGGCCCGCGACGCGGAGCAGGCCGAGGAACTGCGCGACAACCTGCTGCGGGTCGGGATCGACACCGTCGCCGGCTACATCACCTCGGTGGCGGATCTGCCCTCCTTCGTGCCCGAGACCGTCGCCCCCGCCGACCTCTCCGCGCACCAGCACGACCTGCTGCTGGACGTGCGCGGCCGCGACGAGCACGCCGACGGCGCCGTGCCGGGATCAGCGCAGCTGCACGGCGGGCGCGCCCTGTGGGAGCTCGAGACGCTCCCCACCGGCGGCCGGATCGTCGTGTACTGCCAGTCGGGTCTGCGCGCCGGGGTGGTCTCGGCCGCGCTGCGCCGTGCCGGGTACGACATCACCGAGCTCCAGGGCAGCTACGCCGGCTGGTCGCAGTGGGCGCAGGCCGGCCGGTGACCGGGGAGATCACCGCGCCATGACCCCGACCGCGTCATGACCCCGCTCGCGCCATGACCTCCCTGGAGCCGCCGGGCGGCGAGCACGTGCGCTGGGATGGGAGCCCGGAGGTCCTCACCCGGATCCGGGACCTGCTGATCTCCCACAGCTCCCGGGGCACATTGCGGATCATCCTCCAGCAGCTCACGCTGCACGAGGGCGGGCAGGAGGCCGGGGTCCACGAGGTGATCGACGCGGTGCTGGACGTCGGCGGCAACCTGGTGGCGACGCCGCTGGGCCCGTCCGTGCGCGAGGACCCGCGGACGGCGGCCCGTCTGGACGCGGCGCTCGCTCGGCTGCGTGCCGAGGTCGTCGGTCAGATGGGGGCGCAGCCCGAGGCGCTCGAGGTGGTCATCGACGGGGACGGGCACCGGGAAGCGCGGATCGCCTTCGCCCTGGAGGTCTCCGCCCAGGACCTCACCGATCACCGCCCCCACCCGGCGCTGCGCGACGGGGCACGACACATCCTGCACGAGGCGCCCGCCCTGGACGAGCTGCGCGATCGGCTGTCCGCGCCGCCGCCGAGCCTGCTGCGCCGCGGCTGGGACGCCCTGCGCGGCATCGGCCGACGGGGTCGGGCGGGACGGGACGGGGCCGGTCGGGGCTAGGTGCAGATCACGTTCGTGGCGTCGTCGCCGCTCAGCGCCGCGGACGCGGGGTCCAGGAGGTCCTCGCGTCGGATTCGCGGCGCGGCGATCACGGTGTCCATCGTGGCCTGCTGTGCCGCGCGGTGCTCGGCGTCGTCCCCGAGCGCGGGCACGACGAGGCCGCCCTGCTCGCGCAGGCCGCAGCCGTCCAGGCCGTGGATGGTGACCCGGATGGTCGCGGTCGAGGCCAGGCCGTCGGGGCGGAGATCGGCGACGACGCCCAGCCGGTAGGCGATCACGCCGACGGCATGGGTGTCCGTGTCCAGCACCGACCAGGCCAGGGTGCCGCCCAGCAGGAGCAGCGCCGTGCCGTCCCGCTGCCCGCGGAACCAGTCCATCGCCAGGGCTGGCCGGCCGATGGTCGCGAAGCTCTCGGCGAGGGTGAAGGCGTACAGGTGCCGTTCCCCGCCGTCCCACGCCTGGCGCAGGACGTCCTGCCAGTAGCTGGGGGTTGCCGCGGTGATCTGCGCCCGGGCCGCGGCATCGTCCAGGCCCTGCAGGGCGTCGGGGGAGAGGTAGGCGCCCGCCAGGAAGTCCGTCAGCGCGTGCCGGACCGGGTCGACGGCGCCGTCGTCGGGTCCGAGGTCCGCCCAGGCCTCGAGATCGGCGGCGGCGCCGGTGATCGGCAGGGTGAGCACGTCGGCGAGGGTGCGACCGTCCCACCGGACCTCGTCCAGGGAGGCGAGGGGATCACGGGGCACTTCATCGGAGGTGGGGACCTGGCTCCTGCCGCAGCCCGCCGCGAGCGCGGCGGTTCCGGAGGCGGCGAGGAGTCCGGCGAGATCGCGTCGTCGCACCAGGGGGCGACGAGGCGTCATCGGAGTTCGGGCTCGGAGACGTCGGCCCGCCCGGAGTCGGCGTCGAGGCGACGGCCGACGGTGCGCGCGCGGTCGCGGTCGTGCTCGGTGGCCTTGTCGACGAGATCGGTGGTGTCGTGATCGGGCTCGTCCGGCTGCAGCACCAACCACAGGACGAAGCCGATCGTCAGCACGAGGGCGATGGCCAGGAAGATGCCCAGAAGGGGCCAGGAGAAGGCGACCGGGTCCCAGAAGGGATCACCCTGCATCGGTGCTCCGACGACCATGGCAACCCCCCCCATCCGGTCACGGCACGAGGAACCGGGGGCGCTCCCGGGTCCACAGAGTTCCTCGCCAGCATAACTCCTCGCCGACGGGCCGTTATGCTGAGCCGGATATGGCTGATGTGATCGTCGGGCGCTTCGCCCTCATAGACCTGATCGCCAAGGGCGGCTCCGGGTCCGTGTGGCGCGCCTGGGACTCGAAGACCGAGATGCTGTGCGCCGCCAAGGTGCTGCGCCAGCGCGACTCGGCCGACCTCATGCGCTTCGTGCGCGAGAAGGGCGTCAGCTTCGACCACCCCCACCTGCTCACCCCGCACGGCTGGGGCGCGGAGGACGAGCACGTCGTGATCGCGATGCCGCTGGTCTCCGGCGGCACGCTCGAATCGGTCGTGAAGAAGAAGGGCAAGCTCGCCGAGCCGGCGGTGGTGGTCATCCTCGACCAGCTGCTCGACGGCCTCGCCCACGTGCACGCCGAGGGGTGGATCCACCGCGACGTGAAGCCCGCCAACATCATGTTCGAGCCGCGCGGGCGGGCGGTCCCCGTCTCCCGCCTGGCGGACTTCGGCATCGCCGTGCACGAGACCGACGTGCGCTTCACCCACGTCGGCATGGTCAACGGCACGCCCGGATACATGGCGCCGGAGCTGTTCTCGATGGCGGAGCCGGCCCCCTCCCACGATCTCTACGCCGCGGGCGTGGTGGCCCTGGTCGCCCTGAACGGGAAGATCGCGCTGCACGACGGGGCCTTCCGGCCCGATGAGCTCTCCCAGCACCTGCGCGGAGTCACCCCGAAGCTGTCCGCGGTGATCCGCAAGCTGGTCGCCGCCCAGCCCGACCAGCGGTACCAGGACGCCGACACGGTACGGCGGGATCTGCCCCGCGTGCCGCAGGGCTACCCGCTGACCCACGCCGACGGCGCCCCGCTCGAGTTCCAGGACACCTTGGACCCGCTGCCGGAGAACGCGCCCGGTGCCATACGACCCGAGCGGCCCGCGCCCCAGGTCGCCTCGTCCTCGATGGAGGCGATCCGCGCGGGACAGGTCCAGCAGGGCTTCTCCTCGGGCTCGCCCTCGCCGCAGACCGGGCCGCAATGGGTCCAGGGGGCGCCCGGTGCGCCGCAGGGAATGGCGCAGCAGGGGGCACCACCGGGGATCGGGCAGCAGGGTGCGCCACCGGGGATCGGGCAGCAGGGTGCGCCGATGCAGGGCTCGCCGCATCCCGGGCCGGGGTCGCCGCAACCTGCTCCGTCGCAGCAGGGCGCCGCGCAGAACTACACCGCCACCCAGGCCTCGACCAGCACCGTCACCGGTCAGGGTGGGACGCGCAATCGGAGCACCCTGCTCGCCGTGGGCCTCGGCGTCGGCGCGGCGGTGGTCCTCGGCGTCATCGTCGCGATCACGCTGCTGGCGCTCTTCCCGCGGGCATCGGCCGCTTCCATCGGGGACGGCGCCGCGGTCAGCAGCATCGATGCCGCCTTCGCCGAGGTCACCCCCGGCCAGGAGTGCGCTGCACGGGACGAGGGCATCATCGCCCTCACGACCGAGGGTGACTACGTCTCCTGCTCCCGCGCCGACGACGGCAGCGGCTACGCCTTCGCCTGACACCGTCCGCAGGTGCGCCGACCGCCGCTTCCCGCTGGTTACTCAGTGGTACCCAGTCATCTGTGCCGCTGAGCGGGTGCCAGAGCGACACACATGACGGGGTCGAACGCGCCCCGGCCTGGGTGCTGTCGCGCCACGCTGCCTGGGTGCTGCCGCGCCCCTGCCCCAGGCGCAGTCCCACGCGCCGCTCAGCGCGGGGCGACCGCGGTGGTGTCCAGGGACTGGACGAGGGCCTCGCGCCGCGGGTCCATCAGCAGGTCGATCCGCAGCGACGGAGTGCTCTCACCGCGTCCCGGGACGCGCCAGCGCAGCTGCGCCGGGCTGATCACCGTCGCAGCCTGGGGACGCAGGTAGTCCAGTGCTGCGCGGTCCAGGCCGGCGGCGCGCAGGGCGGTGTCCAGGCGCCTCTGGCGTTCCTCCCGCGAGGTGTCGAGGTCCATGTTGTGGGCGAACCAGGCATCGGCCACCGTGTCATCGTCCGTGCGCAACCAGGTCAGCGCGGCCGTCGCCGCCTCGAGGGTGCGCGGCGCGGGCTGCTTCTCGGGTCGCTCGAGCAGCCCGGGGACCTCGCGCTGCAGGATCCGCAGCGTCTGCATCGACAGGGGAGTGGCCGGGGCGTACTTCGAGTTCGCCAGCGCCACCACGCCGACGCCGCTGTCGCGGTGCCACACCATGAACGAGCCGTAGCCGGGGTAGCCGCCGGAATGGGAGACGACCTCCCCGAGATCCGGGAAGTGCTCGATGACCAGGCCGTAGCCGTAGCCGCGGATGCGGTCGAAGCCGGGGGAGGTGCCGTCCTCAGCGGCCGGCAGCGCGGGCAGCGGGTGGTGGCGGCGCAGCTGCTGCATCTCCCGGCGCGAGGTGGTCGACAGCAGCGCCTGGTCCCGCGCGGCGGAGTCCGGAGCGTCGGCCGCGGCGAGGAAGCGCATCCAGGTGGCGACGTCGTCGACCGTGGAGAACAGCCCGGCCATCGCGCCGTACACGCCGGGACGGTCCAGCGGCACCGGCTCGAAACGGGTCGCGTCGCTGCGGTCGCCGATCCGGTGCCCGGTGGCCAGCCGCGAGTGGTCCAGCGCCTCGATGTCGAAGGCGGTGTCGGCCATGCCCAGCGGTTCGAGGAAACGGGAGCGGATCTGCGCGGTGTAGTCCGAGCCCGTGACGTCGTCGATGGCCCGGCCCAGCAGCGCGTACCCAGTGTTGGAGTACTCGAAGCCGGTGTCCGGACGGTGGACGTGGCCGAGCCCACCGTCGAGCAGGGACGCGAACTGCTCGCGGGTCATGGACTCCTGGCGGTCGCCCCAGGGGTTGTCCGTGACCAGACCGGCGCTCATGGTCA encodes the following:
- a CDS encoding MBL fold metallo-hydrolase, translated to MLLERLYDTDLAQASYLIASTDAQRAVVVDPRRDVQVYLDLAAKHGLEITDVTETHIHADYLSGTRELAAATGATIHVSGHGGADWSYGYDAHLLHDGDEIVVGEVRLRALFTPGHTPEHLSYLVTDGGVADEPGFLLSGDFIFAGDLGRPDLLDEVAGGEDTREDSARTMFASLRDRFVTLPDHVLVFPGHGAGSACGKSLGAVPSTTVGYEKRFAWWAPLVAAGDEDAFVDRLLHGQPEAHAYFARMKRQNRDGPALRGPVQPLAELAPDDAASRLTDGRAVLLDTRSLDEVHRGAVVGALTVPAATSRSTYAAWSYDPEHERTPLILLARDAEQAEELRDNLLRVGIDTVAGYITSVADLPSFVPETVAPADLSAHQHDLLLDVRGRDEHADGAVPGSAQLHGGRALWELETLPTGGRIVVYCQSGLRAGVVSAALRRAGYDITELQGSYAGWSQWAQAGR
- a CDS encoding serine/threonine protein kinase; the protein is MADVIVGRFALIDLIAKGGSGSVWRAWDSKTEMLCAAKVLRQRDSADLMRFVREKGVSFDHPHLLTPHGWGAEDEHVVIAMPLVSGGTLESVVKKKGKLAEPAVVVILDQLLDGLAHVHAEGWIHRDVKPANIMFEPRGRAVPVSRLADFGIAVHETDVRFTHVGMVNGTPGYMAPELFSMAEPAPSHDLYAAGVVALVALNGKIALHDGAFRPDELSQHLRGVTPKLSAVIRKLVAAQPDQRYQDADTVRRDLPRVPQGYPLTHADGAPLEFQDTLDPLPENAPGAIRPERPAPQVASSSMEAIRAGQVQQGFSSGSPSPQTGPQWVQGAPGAPQGMAQQGAPPGIGQQGAPPGIGQQGAPMQGSPHPGPGSPQPAPSQQGAAQNYTATQASTSTVTGQGGTRNRSTLLAVGLGVGAAVVLGVIVAITLLALFPRASAASIGDGAAVSSIDAAFAEVTPGQECAARDEGIIALTTEGDYVSCSRADDGSGYAFA
- a CDS encoding serine hydrolase domain-containing protein, with the translated sequence MPSTPAAPDALPESVRDQITRLFADAVTGHRTAGVTWAVVGGHDHDPAVLAHGAAGHRELVDGAPAPGSAPMDRATISRIASMTKSFTAATLLALRDEGKLQLDDPIARYVPEAAGSFETAADDPEITLRELLTMSAGLVTDNPWGDRQESMTREQFASLLDGGLGHVHRPDTGFEYSNTGYALLGRAIDDVTGSDYTAQIRSRFLEPLGMADTAFDIEALDHSRLATGHRIGDRSDATRFEPVPLDRPGVYGAMAGLFSTVDDVATWMRFLAAADAPDSAARDQALLSTTSRREMQQLRRHHPLPALPAAEDGTSPGFDRIRGYGYGLVIEHFPDLGEVVSHSGGYPGYGSFMVWHRDSGVGVVALANSKYAPATPLSMQTLRILQREVPGLLERPEKQPAPRTLEAATAALTWLRTDDDTVADAWFAHNMDLDTSREERQRRLDTALRAAGLDRAALDYLRPQAATVISPAQLRWRVPGRGESTPSLRIDLLMDPRREALVQSLDTTAVAPR